ACCTGCCTGGCGGCGAGGTGTTCACCGCGCCCGTCCCCGACAGCGTCGAGGGCGAGGTGCTCTTCGACAAGCCGCTGATGGCCCAGGGGCGAGAGATCACGGACGTGTACCTCGAGTTCGAGGACGGCGAAGTCGTCTCCCACGCGGCCGAGAAGAACGAGGAGGTGCTCTCGACGGTGCTCGAGACCGACGACGGGGCCCGCCGGCTTGGCGAACTCGGCATCGGGATGAATCGCGACATCACCGAGTTCACCTACAACATGCTGTTCGACGAGAAGATGGGCGATACGGTCCACATGGCAGTGGGCCGCGCCTACGAGGAGACGGTCGGCGAGGGCAACGAGCGAAACGACAGTTCCGTTCACATGGACATGATCGTCGACATGAGCGAGGATTCGTTCATCGAAGTGGACGGCGAGGTCGTGCAGCGAGACGGGGCGTTCGTGTTCGAGGACGGGTTCGAGGGCTGAACAGCCGCTTTTTGGTCCAGATTTTGCGAGCGAGGCACGAAGTGACGAGTGAGACAAAAGGTGGGTGTACGTCGTGCAGCGAGACGGGGCGTTCGTGTTCGAAGACGGCTTCGAGGGCTGAACGGTCGCTTTTGGTCCAGCTTGCGAACGAGTCGCCGCGGGCTACAACCGACGCATGAACTCGGGTAAAATTCCGCGTTCGTCCGAATCCCCACCGGTGGGAGTCGGTTCCGTGCCAGGGAGGTCGACGCCTGAGTCCTCGCCCGAGACGTTCGGTTCAGTCTCCGGTTCATCAGCGTCCTCGCCTCTGTCCTCGCCACCGTCGTCCGCCACAGCCACGACCTCCTCGAACTCGTCGGGCGAATCCGGCCCGAAATAGTAGGGTTCGGTGGGATCGAGAGTCGCCATCAACTGGAGGTTGGCGTACCCGGCCAGGACGAGCGCCAGCGGAAAGACGACGTCCGGAAGGAGGATGACCAGGAAGACCGACAGCGGCGAGTAGACGAAGAAGGCGGCGACCCGAAACCAGTTGGCGACGTAGGCGTCGACCACGTAGGCGTAGAGGCCGTACGCGCCGATCACGACGCCGATATCGAGGTAGAGCCCGACCGGCATCCAGACCCCGCCTGCGATGACCGAGTGGGTGTAGAGAGCGATCGCTCCCGTCAGCACCGTCGCCCGATTGACGTAGGTCTCGTCGAGAGCCATCCCGAAGACGAGGATACCGAGCTGTAACAGTGGCGCGGCGATCCACCACGGCAGCGATTCGAAGATGAGTCCAGAATACACGTGGGTCTCCCTGTCGTCGTCCGAAGAGAGCCACGGAGACCCCTAAAATGTTCGCGCCGTTACGAGCGTCGATACGAGTCTCGAGTCTCGGATCTCCGCGCCCGAACCTCGAATTTCGCGTTCGAGAGTATTTATGTCATTTATTAGATTGTTCCCGCAACAATAATGCTGTCGTAGCAGTGAGTTGGAAGGTATGGCAAAAGATACCGTCAGATATCCCGACGACGTCGTCGAAGCCATCGACAACCTCGTCGACGACGGTATGTTCGAGAGTAAATCGGAGTTCTACCGGTTCTCCGCGGAGTACGTGCTGACCCTGATCAACCCAGACCACGAGGTCGAGACGTTCAACTTCGACGAGATCAAGAGCGAGTTGAACATCGACCGACCGGCTCGAACCGAGGAGGTGGGCGCAGACGGCGGGACGTTCTTCCTGGACGCGCTCATCACCGTCCGAAAGTACGGGCTTCGCGGGAACTACGAAGACGCCGAGGACTTCATCGACAGGCACTACGAACCGACCGACCAGGAGTGTCTGGTTCTCGAGGAGGTGCTCGGCACCTACCGGGAACGGTCGACCTGAGACCCGGAAGGACAGTCATTTACCCGCCGATTCCGTAGCAGGCGGTATGCAAGCGGTGGCTACCGACGATGGAGACACGGTCTACGTCGAGACGACCGACGGCGACCGCGGATCCAAGGGACCGTTCCTAGTCGCCTACGAGAGCCGCGAGCGGAGGCGTCGCTACGGCTGGTTCTGTTCGAATTGCGAATCGATCGACAACGCGATGGATCCGATGGGGCGCATCCTGTGTAACCGGTGTGGCAACCTCCGAAAACCGACCGAGTGGGACGCCGCCCACGAGTAATTACCAGGAATAGTTGACGTAGCAGTTGAGGTATCGACGTCCTTCGAGATTGTCGCCGTGCAAACGTTTATCATGGTGTCCAGTGTATCTTCGTCTGAATGGGTCCTGTTAACATGCGACTCGTCGAGCAGGCCAGGTCGATCTTCGCAGAACTCGGCTACACGGTCGAGGGCAACGGACCGGATTTCCGCGCAGAACGGGCGTGGAAAGTCGTTCACGTCAACGCCGTCTCCGACGTCGAACAGCTTCCACGATGCTCGGGACAATTTCACTGTTTCGTCACCGAACCCGGTGACGTAGACGACCTCGAGGTTCGACTCGAGAGTCTCGATACGGGCTACGAGTGGGCCATCATCGCCGCCGACGGCGAAGATTATCAGGTCGAACGCGCACCGCCAGGACCGAAAGTAACTGTCTAACGACAGTCCCCGCACTCACTTATCGGAGGGCCTCACGACACGCAGCGACGCCGCCGTCCGGATCGACGTTCGCACCGAGATCGTCGAGCACGTCGCCCAGCGCGGCCACGAGAAGCGTGACGTTCTCTGGACATGCGGAGTAGCCCATACAGCCGATGCGGAATATTTCGCCGGCGAGGTCGCCCAGGCCGCCCGCGATCTCGAGGTCGTAGCGCTCAAGGAGTTCGTCACAGACCTCGCCGTCGTCGATCCCCTCCGGAACCCGGACGGCGTTGAGGCTCGGGAGCCAGTACTCGTCGTCCGGGTTCATCTCGAGGCCCATCCCCTCGGCGCCGGCCTTGAGCGCGCCCGCGAGTCGTCGGTGGCGCTCCCAGCGGTTCTCGATTCCCTCTTCGGCGACCAGCCGGAGGGCCTCCCGGATCGAGTAGACGTTGGTGATCGGGGCCGTATGGTGATAGGCGCGTTCGTCGCCCCAGTAGCCCTCGAGCAGGGAGAGGTCGAGGTACCACGACCGGGATGGTTCCTCGCGCGAGAGAACCTTCTCCATCGCCTCGTCGGAGAGGGTGAGCGGACTGGCCCCTGGCGGACAGGAGAGACACTTCTGCGGGCCGGAGTAGGCCACGTCGATGTCCCAGTCGTCGACGCGGAGTTCGACGCCGCCGAGCGAGGTCACCGTGTCGGTGATCACGAGTGCGTCGTGGTCGTGGGCCGCCGCGGTGAGTTCGGGGACGTTCGGCTGGCGAACGCCTGTGCTCGTTTCCGCGTGGACGAATCCGAACACGTCGGGGTCGTGTTCCGCGAGCGCGTCCGAGACCGCGGACGGATCGAGCGGTTCGCCCCACGGCGCGTCGACCTCGACGACCTCGCCGCCCGCACGGCGAGCCATCGACGCCATGCGCCCGCCGAAGTAGCCGTTGGTCGGAACGAGCATCGTGTCTCCCGGCTCGACGACGTTGCCGATCGCGGCCTCCATCGAGGCCGAGCCGGTTCCCGAGACGGGGATCGTCCACTGGTTGTCCGTCCGGAAGGCGTACCGGAGTAATTCCTGCACATCGTTCATGATCTCGATGAACGAGGGGTCGAGGTGTCCGACGAGAGGGGTACTCATCGCCCGGAGCACGCGCGGATGCACGTCGCTCGGCCCCGGTCCCATCAGGGTTCGCGTCGGCGGCGTCAGTTCGCCGACATTCGGTGCGCTCGAGTCGTCGCTAGCTGGTGGCATGGCAGAGAGTGGTGTGGGAACCACCAAAAGCGTTCACTCCCCGGCGAATCTGTGGCTCGGGCTCTCGAGCGCTCCCGGAGTACGTCTCGGCTCGAGTGAACTCCATGCCAGTGGCAGTCGTGTGGGGGAGTCACCAGGCGAAGTCGAATCCGTGCCCTTAAGTACGTGACCGAAAGAGAATATAATCCGTAAGCAAAACTGATGCACCACCCCGCGCAAGCGTGGGTGGGAAGGGTCGATGCCACCAGCCGTCTACTGATGGCAGATGAAGACCGTATGTACGTGTAGTCCAGGCGTCCACTGGACCCGTTCCCGGGTCACAACCGCTGCATTCTGTGCAGCACCGATCCGAAAGAACGTGGCTACTGTGCCAACTGGTGGATCGCTCGGCTCGAGAGCCGATGACGGACGTGCCAAGCTGCGATAAGCTCGGGGGACCCGCACGGAGGGGAAGAACCCGAGATCTCCGAATAGGAATCCTCTTGCAATTGCTTAGCGCAATGGGGAACGTCGAGAATTGAAACATCTTAGTATCGACAGGAAAAGAAAGCAAACCGCGATGTCGTTAGTAACGGCGAGTGAACCCGACACAGTCCAAACCGAAGCCCTCACGGGCAATGTGGTGTTCGGACTGACTCTCAGCACTTGACCATCGACGCGAAATCCCTTGGAACAGGGTACGAAACAGGGTGACAGTCCCGTACCGTCGATCACTAAAGTGTGCGTCAGCTCCAGAGTAGCGGGGGTTGGAAATCCCTCGTGAAAACCGCGGGCATTGACCGCGAAGACTAAACACTCCTCGAGACCGATAGCGAACAAGTAGCGTGAGCGAACGCTGAAAAGCACCCCAAAAAGGGAGGTGCAATAGGGCGTGAACTCAGTTGGCGATAGAGCGACGGGGCATACAAGGTCCCTCTCACAATGAACCAGGTGCGAACCTGTAGTAAGCCGAGAGGGAAGCCGGTGTTCCGTCGTACGTTTTGAAAAACGAACCAGAGAGTGTGCCTGTCTGACGAGTCTAACCCGAGTATCGGGGAAGGCAGAGGGAAACCGATATGACCGCAGTCTTACGACCAGGGTCACCGTGTTCAAGCGCGGGGAGTCAGGCGGGCACGACCCGAAACCGGATGATCTAGGCATGGGCAGGGTGAAGCGTGGCGAAAGCCACGTGGAGGCCCGCTAGCGTTGGTGTCCTACAATACCCTCGCGTGACCTATGTCTAGGGGTGAAAGGCCCATCGAATCCGGAAACAGCTGGTTCCAACCGAAACATGTCGAAGCATGACCTCCGCCGAGGTAGTTCGTGGGGTAGAGCGACGGATTGGGGGACCGGACTCCGAGAGGAGTTCGCCCCCCTGTCCAACTCCGAACCTACGAACGCCGTCGACGCGGGGAGTCCGGTGCGCGGGGTAAGCCTGTGTACCGTGAGGGAGACAACCCAGAGCTGGGTTAAGGTCCCCAAGTATGGACTAAGTGCGATCGAAGGTGGTCGCAAGCCCTAGACAGCCGGGAGGTGAGCTTAGAAGCAGCTACCCTCTAAGAAAAGCGTAACAGCTTACCGGCCGAGGTTTGCGGCGCCGAAAATGATCGGGGCTCAAGTTCATCACCGAGACCTAGCGACGTGCCTCACCGCACGATTCCGTAGGTTGGCGTACTGTTCGGGTGGAAGCACGGAAGAGATTTCGTGTGGACCGTGCAGTAACGAAAATTCTGGTCATAGTAGCAGCGTTAGTCGGGTGAGAACC
This region of Natronosalvus halobius genomic DNA includes:
- a CDS encoding pyridoxal-phosphate-dependent aminotransferase family protein, with protein sequence MPPASDDSSAPNVGELTPPTRTLMGPGPSDVHPRVLRAMSTPLVGHLDPSFIEIMNDVQELLRYAFRTDNQWTIPVSGTGSASMEAAIGNVVEPGDTMLVPTNGYFGGRMASMARRAGGEVVEVDAPWGEPLDPSAVSDALAEHDPDVFGFVHAETSTGVRQPNVPELTAAAHDHDALVITDTVTSLGGVELRVDDWDIDVAYSGPQKCLSCPPGASPLTLSDEAMEKVLSREEPSRSWYLDLSLLEGYWGDERAYHHTAPITNVYSIREALRLVAEEGIENRWERHRRLAGALKAGAEGMGLEMNPDDEYWLPSLNAVRVPEGIDDGEVCDELLERYDLEIAGGLGDLAGEIFRIGCMGYSACPENVTLLVAALGDVLDDLGANVDPDGGVAACREALR
- a CDS encoding CopG family transcriptional regulator, which encodes MAKDTVRYPDDVVEAIDNLVDDGMFESKSEFYRFSAEYVLTLINPDHEVETFNFDEIKSELNIDRPARTEEVGADGGTFFLDALITVRKYGLRGNYEDAEDFIDRHYEPTDQECLVLEEVLGTYRERST
- a CDS encoding DUF5816 domain-containing protein, with amino-acid sequence MQAVATDDGDTVYVETTDGDRGSKGPFLVAYESRERRRRYGWFCSNCESIDNAMDPMGRILCNRCGNLRKPTEWDAAHE
- a CDS encoding DUF7116 family protein; this encodes MRLVEQARSIFAELGYTVEGNGPDFRAERAWKVVHVNAVSDVEQLPRCSGQFHCFVTEPGDVDDLEVRLESLDTGYEWAIIAADGEDYQVERAPPGPKVTV